The Emys orbicularis isolate rEmyOrb1 unplaced genomic scaffold, rEmyOrb1.hap1 scaffold_78, whole genome shotgun sequence genome window below encodes:
- the LOC135895095 gene encoding phospholipid scramblase 3-like: LIFNPVSPPLSFTGYPQATYPSAPLPSPHPTPPVPTPGFNIYPSSNPGAGQLVQPQSPPHAYGDPAAQHPQSAITPYLPVSTGIPPGLEYLMQIDQVLIQQKVELVEAFIGFETANKYELRDGLGRQIFEAKEQSDCCTRNCCGSLRRLRLSVAEPGGRPVLRLLRPLKCATCWCPCCLQELEVQCPPGTTIGHVVQTWHPFTPKFSVQNAEKQTVLRVLGPCCVFRCGGDVNFEVKTSDEARGVGQISKQWGGLLKEVFTDTDIFGIQFPVDLDVKMKAVLLGACFLIDYMFFERAGKTGQRSTVLSS; the protein is encoded by the exons ATTGATTTTTAACCCTGTCTCCCCCCCTCTTTCGTTCACAGGTTATCCCCAGGCTACTTACCCCtccgccccactccccagcccccaccccacccccccagtccccaccccaggATTCAACATCTACCCCTCCTCCAATCCGGGCGCAGGGCAGCTAGTTCagccccagtccccaccccacgCATACGGGGACCCCGCCGCTCAACACCCCCAGTCGGCCATCACGCCCTATCTGCCCGTGTCCACCGGCATCCCCCCGGGGCTGGAGTATCTAATGCAG ATCGACCAGGTTCTGATCCAGCAGAAAGTGGAGCTGGTGGAAG ccttcaTTGGCTTCGAGACCGCCAACAAGTACGAGCTGCGGGATGGGCTGGGCCGGCAGATCTTCGAGGCCAAGGAGCAGAGCGACTGCTGCACCCGcaactgctgcgggtccctgcgGCGCCTCCGGCTGAGCGTGGCCGAGCCGGGGGGCCGCCCCGTGCTGCGCCTCCTGCGCCCCCTCAAGTGCGCCACCTGCTGgtgcccctgctgcctgcaggag ctggaggTGCAGTGCCCCCCAGGCACCACCATCGGGCACGTGGTGCAGACCTGGCACCCCTTCACTCCCAAGTTCTCCGTCCAGAACGCCGAGAAGCAGACGGTGTTGCGCGTACTGGGGCCCTGCTGCGTCTTTCGCTGCGGGGGGGACGTCAACTTCGAG GTGAAGACGAGCGACGAGGCGCGGGGCGTGGGCCAGATCAGTAAGCAGTGGGGAGGGCTGCTGAAGGAGGTCTTCACCGACACCGACATCTTTGGCATCCAGTTCCCCGTGGACCTGGACGTCAAGATGAAGGCCGTGCTGCTGGGGGCCTGCTTCCTCATC gattACATGTTCTTCGAGAGAGCGGGCAAGACCGGCCAAAGGAGCACGGTGCTGAGTAGCTAG